From the genome of Acidaminococcus sp.:
ATGGAGAAGAAAGGACTGCCATCAAACTGCTCGTTGAGCCACGCTGAGCAGTAAGAAATAGAATCCCCGGGGAAGGAAGCGGAGCTGGCTTGAGGTTCCGTTTCCTCCTCCGGGGATTTTGGTTTTAGAAATGTGGTTAGTGGTCAGTGGCAAGTGGTTAGTACGCTAGCGCAGGCAGGTTGTAAGGTGAAACAATAGGCAGGTAGCAGTTAGCAGATAGCAGTAAGCTGATAGCTGTGGCTGCTAGAGGATAAAAAGGCGCTTTTGGCTTTTGGCCTATGTCATTTAGCCTCGTCTGCAGCAGTGTAGTAAGACTTTTTTGAGCAAAATAAAAACCTAAAATTTAGCAGCTAACCCAAATTTTAGGTTTTATTTTTCTAAGTTCGTAGAAAAATGCCCTGGCAATTTTTCTTCTACGGGCGACCCGCGTCCAGCGGCCAGCGACCGGTGTAACAGGGGCTGTGAAATAATGCACTCGCATATTTCACAGCCCCTGTTTTGTCATCATTTCATTGCTTTTATAATTTTAAGTCATCACCGGCAAATTACTTTACGAATAAGCTGTCTACGTCTACTTTATTTTCCATCATCTTGGAAGAGACGAGGAAGTCCTGGGTCTTTTTGAGGGATTCAATGGCTTCCGGTGTGATGTCCATGCTGAAATTATACAGACCGTACATGGAGCGAACGGCTTTTTCATCAAGTTCCGTTGCTTTCATGGTAGCTTCCAGGGCTTCTTTCTCATGATCTTTCATGTAAGCCAGGGTTTCTTTTTGAACAGCGAGGAACGTATCAACCAGGTCTTTGTGTTCTTTCAGGAATTTACCGCTCGTTGCCGTGACGGTGAGCCCGGATACCAGACTTTCACCCGTTGTAACTACATGGAGCCCTTTTTGTTCGCTCTGGTAGGCAAGCGGACCTGCGAGCAATGCGCAGTCGGCAGAACCATTTTCAAGAGCGGCGCGGGCATTGGGCAGTCCCATGGAAACGAATTTTACATCATTCATGCTCATACCGGCCTTCTGGAGGTAAGCTGCCAGTAACTCATGCAGGATGGTTCCTTTCGGACCGGCAATCGTTTTACCTTTCAAATCCTGCGCAGATTTAATAGAAGGATCTTTGGAGAAAAGTTTAAAGGCTTTTGGAGCCTGGGAATATAAGCTGATGATTTTGATATCGGCTCCGTTAGCTGCGGAAAGCAGCACAGAAGAACCGCCTACACAGTTCAGGAACTGAATGTCGCCGGAAGCCAGGGCAGCAGTCTGATCGGCGCCGGAAGTAATAG
Proteins encoded in this window:
- a CDS encoding NrtA/SsuA/CpmA family ABC transporter substrate-binding protein, which encodes MNKKLKKRVLGVIGVFAAALMLTACGGKQETKKEAAPKVEKVSITYVQAPLNVPSIVEKANQSFEKKFKEKGVTAEYSTITSGADQTAALASGDIQFLNCVGGSSVLLSAANGADIKIISLYSQAPKAFKLFSKDPSIKSAQDLKGKTIAGPKGTILHELLAAYLQKAGMSMNDVKFVSMGLPNARAALENGSADCALLAGPLAYQSEQKGLHVVTTGESLVSGLTVTATSGKFLKEHKDLVDTFLAVQKETLAYMKDHEKEALEATMKATELDEKAVRSMYGLYNFSMDITPEAIESLKKTQDFLVSSKMMENKVDVDSLFVK